One genomic window of Thermococcus indicus includes the following:
- a CDS encoding winged helix-turn-helix transcriptional regulator has translation MERRNEILETITDKPGITFRELARELGIGIGDLQYHLRKLEKEGRVFSRKTGKRRYLFPKGFEEKAQRLLIAISTETRRRILLLLMEGPRNQKEVARSLGLSQPTVSYHMNELIKLGVVTAEKESRSIIYTLSYDPELIARLIKEYRPSLWEKLADNLIDLLTSVGDVE, from the coding sequence ATGGAGAGGCGTAACGAGATACTCGAAACGATCACGGACAAGCCGGGAATAACCTTCCGGGAGCTGGCGAGGGAGCTCGGGATAGGCATAGGCGACCTGCAGTACCATCTCCGGAAACTCGAGAAGGAGGGCCGGGTGTTCTCAAGGAAAACAGGCAAGAGGCGCTACCTGTTCCCGAAGGGCTTCGAGGAGAAGGCGCAGAGACTGCTCATAGCAATATCGACGGAGACGAGGAGAAGGATACTGCTGCTCCTCATGGAGGGGCCGAGGAACCAGAAGGAGGTGGCGAGGAGCCTTGGACTCAGCCAGCCGACGGTGAGCTACCACATGAACGAGCTGATAAAGCTCGGCGTCGTGACCGCGGAGAAGGAAAGCAGGAGCATCATATACACCCTCTCCTACGATCCCGAGCTGATAGCAAGGCTGATAAAGGAGTACCGGCCGAGCCTGTGGGAGAAGCTGGCCGACAACCTGATAGACCTGCTGACGAGCGTGGGTGATGTAGAATGA
- a CDS encoding universal stress protein — translation MRILVLVDGSKWSQKAALHAIAIAKKKRGKVILFSVLDRREARAMAFNLGMFSENLSEVERFEEEIWNDMKRSIKHLMTNLLELCQEEGVNCSFRIVEGSAKEKILEEANSGGYSLVVMGAYGRSGKTRIGSLLEEVVGLIGPPVMVVR, via the coding sequence ATGCGTATACTGGTCCTCGTTGATGGTTCGAAGTGGAGCCAGAAGGCGGCTCTCCATGCCATCGCCATAGCCAAGAAGAAGAGGGGAAAGGTCATACTCTTCTCGGTCCTGGACAGGAGGGAAGCCAGGGCCATGGCCTTCAACCTGGGAATGTTCAGCGAGAACCTCTCGGAGGTTGAGAGGTTTGAGGAGGAGATATGGAATGATATGAAGAGGAGCATCAAGCACCTGATGACGAACCTCCTGGAGCTCTGTCAGGAGGAGGGTGTGAACTGCTCCTTCAGGATAGTCGAGGGCTCCGCCAAGGAAAAGATCCTCGAAGAGGCCAACTCCGGGGGCTACAGTCTGGTCGTCATGGGTGCCTACGGCAGGAGCGGAAAAACGAGGATAGGGAGCCTTCTCGAGGAGGTAGTCGGTCTGATAGGCCCCCCTGTCATGGTGGTTCGCTAG
- a CDS encoding ArsB/NhaD family transporter, whose translation MEQTIAAGIAVAVFLVTYAMIISERVHRTVAALFGAAVVLFLGIVPWEALPEHLDLDTLLLLIGMMIIVNTSKESGLFEFIAIKTAKFARGSPMKVLLLFSVVTAVISSVLDNVTTVLLLTPMLLYITRLMDINPVPFLLAEVFASNIGGTATLIGDPPNIMIGSAAGLSFNEFLLNMGPIALVDLFTSLGIIYLVYRKAMKISDAKRDRILSTIGELDEADAIRDHSLFKKSVAVIIGVVMLFFIHDRLGIEPAVVALTGASVLLLWSGMDPEEILEKVEWTAIFFFMGLFILVGALVETGIIDGVARWILGYIGSTGEALIIVTWFSAVSSAIVDNIPLTAAMIPLIKAMGSSMNVYPLWWALSLGACLGGNGTAIGASANVVVIGIAAREGVRITFMDFLKVGLVIMFATVAIGLGLLWIRYIGV comes from the coding sequence ATGGAGCAGACCATCGCAGCAGGGATAGCCGTCGCAGTGTTCCTGGTAACATACGCCATGATAATCAGCGAGAGGGTTCACAGAACGGTTGCGGCCCTCTTCGGTGCGGCCGTGGTGCTGTTCCTCGGCATAGTGCCGTGGGAGGCGCTTCCCGAGCACCTCGACCTCGACACGCTCCTTCTCCTCATCGGTATGATGATAATCGTCAACACCTCCAAGGAGAGCGGTCTCTTCGAGTTCATAGCAATAAAGACCGCCAAGTTTGCCCGGGGGAGCCCTATGAAGGTTCTCCTGCTGTTTTCCGTCGTCACCGCCGTCATAAGCTCGGTTCTTGACAACGTTACAACCGTCCTGCTCCTGACCCCGATGCTCCTCTACATAACGCGCCTCATGGACATCAATCCTGTTCCGTTTCTCCTGGCGGAGGTCTTTGCCTCCAACATAGGCGGAACCGCCACCCTTATCGGCGACCCCCCCAACATAATGATAGGCTCCGCGGCCGGGCTGAGCTTCAACGAGTTCCTCCTTAACATGGGTCCGATAGCCCTCGTGGATCTGTTCACCTCCCTCGGGATAATCTACCTGGTCTACCGGAAGGCCATGAAGATCAGCGACGCCAAGCGGGACAGAATACTCTCTACCATCGGTGAGCTCGACGAGGCGGATGCCATAAGGGATCACTCCCTCTTCAAGAAGTCCGTGGCGGTTATAATCGGGGTGGTCATGCTCTTTTTCATCCACGACCGGCTTGGGATTGAGCCGGCGGTCGTCGCCCTCACCGGCGCCTCCGTTCTCCTCCTGTGGAGCGGGATGGACCCGGAGGAGATACTCGAAAAGGTCGAGTGGACGGCCATATTCTTCTTCATGGGCCTCTTCATACTCGTCGGTGCCCTTGTGGAGACCGGCATCATCGACGGGGTCGCCCGCTGGATACTGGGATACATCGGGAGCACCGGTGAGGCGCTGATTATAGTAACATGGTTCTCCGCGGTCTCCTCCGCCATAGTGGACAACATCCCCCTCACGGCGGCGATGATACCCCTCATAAAGGCAATGGGGAGTTCGATGAACGTTTACCCGCTCTGGTGGGCCCTCTCCCTCGGAGCATGTCTTGGAGGCAACGGAACCGCAATAGGTGCGAGCGCCAACGTGGTTGTCATCGGTATTGCGGCCAGGGAGGGCGTTAGGATAACGTTTATGGACTTCCTCAAGGTTGGTCTTGTTATAATGTTTGCCACAGTCGCCATAGGACTGGGGCTGCTCTGGATAAGGTACATAGGGGTGTGA
- a CDS encoding universal stress protein, which translates to MDIFSRLIQRKFQNIAADRYEEITRRYREFLLLPEEFVLPEVRSILIPIDRFSGEIPEELYETLSAYSGASVTLVYISEKRTLALIEQTLGKEEAEKLRSAKMEFARALVLKIAPRLGELGLRIERRQFIGSKSDDVIRLMENDNFDLLVVSRSYGSEVTRTSPVSPVVLKIVQHLESPVIIY; encoded by the coding sequence ATGGACATATTCAGCAGGCTCATCCAGAGGAAGTTTCAGAACATCGCCGCGGACAGGTACGAGGAGATAACCAGGAGGTACCGGGAGTTTTTGCTCCTTCCCGAGGAGTTTGTGCTTCCGGAGGTTCGTTCGATTCTGATCCCCATTGATAGGTTCTCCGGTGAGATACCGGAGGAGCTTTACGAGACGCTGAGCGCGTACAGCGGTGCGTCCGTGACGCTCGTTTACATCTCGGAGAAAAGAACTCTGGCGCTCATTGAGCAGACCCTGGGCAAGGAAGAGGCTGAAAAGCTTAGAAGTGCCAAAATGGAATTTGCCCGGGCCCTTGTTCTTAAAATAGCCCCGAGGCTAGGGGAGCTGGGCCTTAGAATAGAGCGGAGGCAGTTCATCGGGAGCAAGAGTGACGACGTTATAAGACTCATGGAGAACGATAACTTCGATCTCCTCGTCGTGTCCAGGAGCTACGGCTCGGAGGTTACGAGAACGTCGCCCGTAAGCCCCGTCGTTCTGAAAATAGTCCAGCATCTTGAGAGTCCGGTTATAATCTACTAG
- a CDS encoding M20 family metallopeptidase, protein MEFDLLKELVSISSPFGKEEEISRFIASFLEEHGFDVELLPVEGFGSDVVAYLPGRSYTVVLNGHMDTVNLSPGWTRNPHGELEGDRFYGLGSADMKAGLAALLAAFVEMAELPRKERPNIIFTAVVDEEGYSRGAWELIRSGKLDRADVVLVAEPTNERLMLGARGRFVVQVEVFGKKAHAARPHEGLNSIEELGRFVGSLWKIRFRNHRKLGVGSYCTLSIEGSADGLSVPDYARAIIDRHVVIGEDWEKVSSELLNLAGRVKLKGDIRVSKFERPTPDMLPYVVRENDRFVNIFKSAHRTVLGGEPEIIYGRSVGDFNYFGTYLNKPTLVYGPVGGNWHGSDEWVSVESLKRVKRVYVEFLKALV, encoded by the coding sequence ATGGAATTTGACCTCCTGAAGGAACTGGTGTCCATCAGCTCCCCGTTTGGAAAAGAGGAGGAGATCTCCCGATTTATCGCTTCGTTTCTCGAGGAGCATGGCTTTGACGTGGAGCTCCTTCCGGTTGAGGGCTTTGGAAGCGACGTGGTGGCCTATCTTCCTGGAAGGAGCTACACCGTCGTTCTGAACGGTCACATGGACACCGTCAATCTATCCCCCGGTTGGACCAGAAATCCTCACGGTGAGCTGGAGGGCGACCGTTTCTACGGCCTGGGAAGCGCGGATATGAAGGCGGGCCTGGCGGCGCTCCTGGCCGCGTTCGTTGAGATGGCAGAGCTTCCCCGGAAGGAGCGGCCCAACATCATCTTCACCGCGGTCGTCGATGAGGAGGGCTACTCCAGGGGTGCCTGGGAGCTCATAAGGAGCGGAAAGCTGGACAGGGCTGACGTTGTCCTCGTCGCGGAGCCGACGAACGAGAGGCTCATGCTCGGTGCGAGGGGGCGCTTCGTTGTTCAGGTGGAGGTCTTCGGGAAGAAAGCCCACGCGGCGAGGCCGCACGAGGGGCTCAACTCCATAGAGGAGCTGGGGAGGTTCGTCGGCTCCCTCTGGAAGATACGCTTCAGGAACCACAGAAAGCTTGGCGTGGGCTCCTACTGCACCCTCAGTATTGAGGGCTCTGCCGACGGCCTGAGCGTCCCGGACTACGCCAGGGCGATAATAGACAGGCACGTAGTCATTGGTGAGGACTGGGAAAAGGTTAGCTCCGAGCTCCTCAACCTTGCGGGGAGGGTAAAACTGAAGGGGGACATCAGGGTCTCGAAGTTTGAGAGACCGACGCCGGATATGCTCCCCTACGTCGTCAGGGAGAACGATCGCTTTGTGAACATCTTCAAGTCCGCCCACAGGACCGTCCTTGGAGGAGAGCCCGAGATAATCTACGGTCGGAGCGTTGGGGACTTCAACTACTTCGGGACTTACCTCAACAAGCCGACGCTGGTTTACGGGCCGGTCGGTGGCAACTGGCACGGGAGCGACGAGTGGGTGAGCGTTGAATCCCTGAAGAGGGTAAAGCGCGTCTACGTTGAGTTCCTGAAGGCGCTGGTCTAG
- a CDS encoding NAD(P)-dependent malic enzyme, giving the protein MDPLTFHRDNFIGNGKIEVIPKVPITGESLSLAYTPGVAEVSRRVKKNPEDAFEYTNRGNTIAVVSDGTRVLGLGDTGPLGALPVMEGKALLFKAFGGVDAFPLVVDEKNPDRLIEVIKAVSPSFGGINLEDISSPKCFYILERLRKELEIPVFHDDQQGTASVVLAALINSLKVVGKKPGEITVALFGAGAAGFATLRLITKAGIPPGNVRVVELVNGEPRILTPDLPLERLFPYRGGLLEKTNAEGIEGGPEEALKGADVLISFTRPGPGVIRGEWIELMADDAVVFPLANPVPEILPEEAKKAGARIVATGRSDYPNQVNNLLGFPAIFRGTLDVRARTITDGMVIAAAMAMAETIEPDEDEIIPSPFHPDVHPKVARAVAEEAMRENVARIRVSGEEVEERLKRWREFYEREIVPLNDRRGSYR; this is encoded by the coding sequence ATGGACCCCCTAACGTTTCACAGGGACAACTTCATAGGGAACGGAAAGATAGAGGTAATACCCAAGGTTCCCATCACGGGAGAGAGCCTCAGCCTCGCGTACACGCCGGGCGTAGCGGAGGTTTCGCGAAGGGTAAAGAAAAATCCCGAGGACGCCTTTGAATACACCAACCGGGGAAATACGATAGCCGTCGTGAGCGACGGAACCCGCGTGTTAGGCCTTGGGGATACAGGGCCCCTCGGGGCACTCCCGGTCATGGAGGGGAAAGCTCTGCTCTTCAAGGCCTTCGGGGGAGTCGATGCGTTTCCCCTGGTGGTGGACGAGAAAAACCCGGACCGCCTCATCGAAGTTATAAAAGCCGTTTCACCCTCCTTTGGGGGAATCAACCTCGAGGATATCTCCTCCCCGAAATGCTTCTACATCCTTGAAAGGCTGAGGAAAGAGCTCGAAATTCCCGTCTTCCACGACGACCAGCAGGGGACTGCGAGCGTCGTCCTCGCGGCGCTCATAAATTCGCTGAAGGTGGTCGGAAAGAAGCCCGGCGAAATCACGGTCGCGCTCTTCGGGGCGGGGGCAGCGGGATTCGCCACCCTCAGACTGATCACGAAGGCCGGAATACCCCCCGGAAACGTCCGCGTCGTTGAGCTCGTGAACGGGGAGCCGAGGATTTTAACACCGGACCTTCCGCTTGAGAGGCTCTTCCCATACCGCGGCGGGCTCCTTGAAAAGACCAACGCCGAGGGAATCGAGGGCGGCCCTGAGGAGGCGCTGAAGGGCGCCGACGTGCTCATATCCTTCACGAGGCCCGGGCCAGGGGTGATAAGGGGGGAGTGGATAGAGCTGATGGCCGACGACGCAGTAGTGTTCCCTCTGGCCAACCCCGTTCCGGAGATACTCCCGGAGGAAGCCAAAAAGGCCGGAGCGCGGATAGTTGCCACCGGCAGGAGCGACTATCCCAACCAGGTGAACAACCTCCTGGGCTTCCCGGCGATTTTCAGGGGGACCCTCGACGTGAGGGCCAGAACCATAACGGACGGGATGGTCATCGCCGCGGCAATGGCCATGGCGGAAACAATCGAACCCGACGAGGACGAGATAATCCCCTCGCCATTCCACCCCGACGTCCATCCAAAGGTAGCGAGGGCAGTCGCCGAGGAAGCGATGCGTGAAAACGTTGCGAGGATACGCGTGAGCGGGGAAGAAGTGGAGGAGAGGCTGAAGCGCTGGAGGGAGTTCTACGAGCGGGAGATAGTGCCCCTCAACGACCGTAGAGGGAGCTACCGTTAG
- a CDS encoding FumA C-terminus/TtdB family hydratase beta subunit, whose protein sequence is MRLKTPLSEDDVLNLRAGDVVHLSGVIYTARDSAHRKILELAERGELPFDLNGAVIYHCGPVVRKTSNGYEIVSAGPTTSARMNRYLEEILSLGVRGIIGKGGMNPGPFKGRAVYFAFTGGAGSLAAKSVKRVVDVLWLEELGIPEAAWVLEVEDFPLLVAIDANGSSLYGR, encoded by the coding sequence ATGAGGCTGAAAACCCCTCTGAGCGAGGATGACGTCCTGAACCTCAGGGCCGGCGACGTTGTTCACCTCTCCGGGGTGATCTACACGGCGAGGGACTCGGCCCACAGGAAAATCCTCGAACTGGCAGAGAGGGGAGAGCTTCCCTTCGACCTCAACGGGGCCGTTATCTACCACTGCGGGCCGGTGGTGAGGAAAACTTCCAATGGGTATGAGATAGTCTCCGCCGGGCCGACGACGAGCGCTAGGATGAACCGCTACCTGGAGGAAATCCTCTCCCTCGGCGTCCGTGGGATAATCGGAAAGGGGGGCATGAACCCGGGGCCCTTCAAAGGCCGCGCCGTTTACTTCGCCTTCACAGGTGGAGCGGGCTCCCTGGCGGCGAAGAGCGTAAAGCGCGTCGTTGACGTCCTCTGGCTGGAGGAACTGGGGATTCCGGAGGCGGCGTGGGTTCTTGAGGTTGAGGACTTCCCGCTGCTGGTGGCGATAGACGCTAACGGTAGCTCCCTCTACGGTCGTTGA
- a CDS encoding cysteine protease has translation MNVKVVASAVLALLLVVSIAGYTGAFGKGGEGKLEYRVYTKERIMAGAYKVYGNPKLDFWAAKTVLTNGGEGTIKNIRIRYSIDNYAPETEKSYPLLLPGETIVDLYYPIVSSEVTKLSASTPSNVRITITYEVNGETREESVTKPLSILGVNDFVFSSLNPEESTGSFYDTFSNAPLLAAWVTPSDPVVREFADMGNKLAGGAGASLSDEEAMKSLSGMWELAVRNGFSYKTEGEGYWTGKFSEHIMFPRDVIRDKSGTCVDLALWFASLAMSQGLKAYIVLMPGHAFPLIELPSGAVIPVEATAINQGVSFQEAVQIGMEKSWKMAMDGPHDIIDVAEEHSTGIVPPELPPLQADILSKWGISLNAGGNGLNNGNAGGNGGNPEGENGGEAGGTGGWKTYRGTYFSFAYPADWDAPEDYGGYVYLLSPDGEFEFIVLYSQGASVGDMVQAFEGSLADAGVEITDRQEGEASVMGQNVYAVAYGLGTDYGKYSAAARYFTAGGVGFAVIYDFPAGNSEYNQLGEHIVETFKLG, from the coding sequence ATGAACGTTAAGGTTGTTGCTTCCGCTGTGCTGGCCCTCCTTCTCGTGGTCTCGATAGCCGGCTACACCGGGGCCTTTGGAAAGGGCGGCGAGGGGAAGCTTGAGTACAGGGTTTACACGAAGGAAAGGATAATGGCCGGTGCCTACAAGGTCTACGGCAACCCGAAGCTCGACTTCTGGGCGGCCAAGACCGTCCTGACCAACGGCGGGGAGGGAACGATAAAGAACATCAGGATAAGGTATTCCATCGACAACTACGCCCCGGAAACCGAGAAGAGCTATCCCCTCCTCCTACCGGGCGAAACCATCGTGGACCTCTACTATCCCATAGTCTCAAGTGAGGTCACCAAGCTTTCGGCCTCAACGCCATCGAACGTAAGGATAACCATAACCTACGAGGTGAACGGCGAAACCAGGGAGGAAAGCGTCACAAAACCCCTGAGTATCCTCGGCGTCAACGACTTCGTCTTCTCCTCCCTCAACCCCGAAGAGAGCACGGGGAGCTTCTACGACACCTTCAGCAACGCCCCCCTCTTGGCGGCATGGGTTACCCCGAGCGACCCGGTCGTCAGGGAGTTCGCCGACATGGGAAACAAGCTGGCAGGGGGTGCCGGGGCGAGTCTGAGCGACGAGGAGGCCATGAAAAGCCTCAGCGGCATGTGGGAGCTGGCGGTGAGGAACGGCTTCTCCTACAAGACGGAGGGCGAAGGCTACTGGACCGGAAAGTTCTCCGAGCACATAATGTTCCCGCGCGACGTGATAAGGGACAAGAGCGGAACCTGCGTTGACCTGGCGCTGTGGTTCGCCTCCCTGGCGATGTCCCAGGGGCTTAAGGCCTACATAGTCCTCATGCCCGGCCACGCCTTTCCGCTGATAGAACTGCCCAGCGGGGCAGTGATACCCGTCGAGGCAACCGCGATAAATCAGGGGGTCTCATTCCAGGAGGCGGTGCAGATCGGCATGGAGAAGAGCTGGAAGATGGCGATGGACGGCCCACACGACATCATAGACGTCGCGGAGGAGCATTCCACGGGAATAGTCCCGCCGGAGCTGCCGCCCCTCCAGGCGGATATCCTCTCAAAGTGGGGGATAAGCCTGAACGCGGGTGGAAACGGGCTCAACAACGGAAACGCCGGTGGAAACGGAGGAAACCCCGAGGGTGAAAACGGTGGAGAAGCCGGAGGAACCGGGGGGTGGAAAACATACCGCGGCACCTACTTCTCATTCGCCTACCCCGCCGACTGGGACGCGCCCGAGGACTACGGCGGTTACGTTTACCTGCTGAGCCCCGATGGGGAATTCGAGTTCATCGTTCTATACTCCCAGGGGGCGAGCGTTGGAGACATGGTTCAGGCCTTTGAGGGAAGCCTGGCAGACGCAGGGGTCGAGATAACCGACCGCCAGGAGGGGGAGGCCAGCGTGATGGGTCAGAACGTGTACGCAGTAGCTTATGGCCTCGGCACTGACTATGGAAAGTACTCAGCCGCCGCCAGGTACTTCACGGCAGGCGGAGTTGGCTTCGCCGTTATCTACGACTTCCCGGCTGGGAACAGCGAATACAACCAGCTGGGCGAGCATATTGTGGAAACGTTCAAGTTGGGGTGA
- a CDS encoding RNA-guided endonuclease InsQ/TnpB family protein — protein MKRAVTVKLQPSKEQEKTLFELAHATAIIWNRLNYERLKQFKEFGKMDFSTTEKEAYHEFKNWIGGSTVQQLARKNAEAWRSFFSLNKKKKKRELPEWFKPKPPKFVKEENGWKLFIIPLRNDQYRIDGNVIELRRLGKFGKLEVQFKGRIHLKGKQGRLEVTYDPVKRKWYAHISFTIEEKLEGGEWVKLPRTPKGSLSAGIDLGINNLMAVYVENGESFLVNGRPLKSIDFYWWKKIAEYQSKLNKSGCKKSRKLKRMHEKAKLQAKHYINTVVRQTVKKLYELGVSKIVVGYPKGIARNSDKGKKQNFILSHVWRFNYVIKRLKEVAEEYGIIVEVVDEAFTSQVCPLCGQRHENARFVRGLFKCHREGVVMNADLVGAFNILKKAVKTITPNLSGLYAQGRGNGGKTLPEGLKAIFTGFGEAPQTSPPMARG, from the coding sequence ATGAAGCGGGCAGTAACGGTAAAACTCCAGCCCTCAAAGGAGCAGGAGAAAACCCTCTTCGAGTTAGCCCACGCCACAGCAATAATCTGGAACAGGCTCAACTACGAGCGATTAAAACAGTTCAAAGAATTCGGCAAAATGGACTTCTCAACAACTGAAAAAGAGGCCTATCACGAGTTCAAAAACTGGATTGGCGGCTCAACAGTTCAACAATTAGCTCGAAAGAATGCAGAAGCGTGGCGAAGTTTCTTCTCACTCAACAAAAAGAAAAAGAAGAGAGAACTTCCCGAGTGGTTCAAACCAAAACCACCAAAATTCGTCAAAGAAGAGAATGGGTGGAAGCTCTTCATAATTCCCCTCAGGAACGACCAGTATCGGATTGATGGGAACGTTATTGAATTGAGGAGGCTCGGCAAATTTGGAAAACTCGAAGTTCAGTTTAAGGGGAGAATACACCTGAAGGGCAAGCAAGGGCGGTTGGAAGTAACCTACGACCCGGTAAAGCGGAAGTGGTATGCTCACATCAGCTTTACGATCGAGGAGAAACTTGAGGGTGGAGAATGGGTTAAGCTTCCGAGAACTCCCAAGGGGAGCCTTTCAGCAGGAATTGACTTGGGGATTAACAACTTGATGGCCGTTTACGTTGAGAATGGGGAAAGCTTTCTGGTCAATGGAAGGCCACTCAAGAGCATTGATTTTTACTGGTGGAAGAAGATTGCTGAGTACCAGTCGAAACTCAACAAGTCCGGCTGTAAAAAGAGTAGAAAACTCAAAAGAATGCACGAGAAGGCGAAACTTCAGGCGAAGCACTACATCAATACTGTCGTTAGACAGACTGTTAAGAAACTCTATGAACTTGGAGTTTCCAAAATCGTCGTGGGTTATCCGAAAGGCATTGCAAGAAACTCCGACAAGGGTAAAAAGCAAAACTTCATCCTCTCTCATGTCTGGCGGTTTAATTACGTAATTAAACGTCTCAAGGAAGTTGCTGAGGAGTATGGTATTATTGTTGAGGTGGTTGATGAGGCTTTCACTTCGCAAGTTTGCCCTCTCTGTGGCCAACGCCATGAGAATGCTCGTTTTGTTAGGGGTTTGTTTAAGTGCCACAGGGAGGGTGTTGTTATGAATGCTGACCTTGTTGGGGCGTTTAATATTTTAAAGAAGGCGGTAAAAACCATAACCCCAAATCTGAGCGGTCTTTATGCTCAGGGGAGGGGTAACGGGGGGAAGACCCTCCCCGAGGGGCTGAAAGCCATCTTCACTGGCTTTGGTGAAGCCCCTCAAACCTCCCCGCCAATGGCGAGGGGTTAA